The following proteins come from a genomic window of Ailuropoda melanoleuca isolate Jingjing chromosome 2, ASM200744v2, whole genome shotgun sequence:
- the KCNE4 gene encoding potassium voltage-gated channel subfamily E member 4, whose product MHFLTIYPNGSRRVVRVQSPAERKDALGLGHLTTQDLGRICQPWVSFPPDPGCVHGASMLKMEPLNSTHPSTAAPSSHLVSHVPGSESGNGNEYFYVLVVMSFYGIFLIGIMLGYMKSKRREKKSSLLLLYKDEERLWGEAMKPLPLVSGLRSVQVPMMLNMLQESVAPALSCTLCSMEGDSVSSESSSPDVHLPIQEEGADDELGETSETLLNESSEGSSENIHQNS is encoded by the exons ATGCATTTCTTGACTATATATCCCAACGGCAGCAGGAGAGTTGTCAGAGTGCAGAGCCCCGCAGAGAGGAAGGACGCTCTTGGACTTGGCCATTTAACAACTCAGGACTTGGGAAGAATTTGCCAGCCTTGGGTAA GTTTTCCCCCAGACCCTGGCTGTGTGCACGGCGCTTCAATGCTGAAGATGGAACCTCTGAACAGCACACACCCCAGCACCGCAGCCCCCAGCAGCCACCTGGTGTCCCACGTGCCTGGCAGCGAGAGCGGCAACGGCAACGAATACTTCTACGTTCTGGTTGTCATGTCCTTCTACGGCATTTTCTTGATCGGAATCATGCTGGGCTATATGAAATCTAAGAGGCGGGAGAAGAAGTCCAGCCTCCTGCTGCTGTACAAAGATGAGGAGAGGCTCTGGGGGGAGGCCATGAAGCCGCTGCCCCTGGTGTCGGGCCTGAGATCAGTGCAGGTGCCCATGATGCTGAACATGTTGCAGGAGAGTGTGGCGCCCGCCCTGTCCTGCACCCTCTGCTCCATGGAAGGAGACAGCGTGAGCTCTGAGTCCTCCTCCCCAGACGTGCACCTCCCCATCCAGGAGGAGGGGGCGGATGATGAGCTGGGGGAGACTTCAGAGACGCTCCTCAACGAGAGCAGCGAAGGGTCCTCAGAGAACATCCATCAGAATTCCTAG